In one Rhopalosiphum padi isolate XX-2018 chromosome 3, ASM2088224v1, whole genome shotgun sequence genomic region, the following are encoded:
- the LOC132927107 gene encoding uncharacterized protein LOC132927107 translates to MPRERRANIGRRTRHASQQQVYSRNLREERQNIIRENDRLRHRVSTRRSLASYNRLAFQYDPTANYSDDENLDIGRMTTICRYCNAVKFKRETVGLCCASGKVKLDPLLTPPQPLKTLFDGSDPDSSHFLQHILEYNNCFRMTSFGANIIREGGFMPTCKIQGQIYHLHGSMVPTPDEPHQFLQIYFISSMVDQLNVRCNIQGAQQLKRRIIEQLQAFFHANNAVVNMFKTALERMPSDTHKFVIRADCTPTGEHVRRFNAPTVNDVAAIIVGDPTKSRDIVVQRRSNIMHRVNETHRLYDALQYPIIYWQGQDGYDITLKMVDPITGVSTNNKNLSAMNYYAYRMMIRTHEENVILKCGRLFQQFAVDMYVKVETERLAFIRFNQPKLRSEDYIHLRDAIQSDGDVQNIGRLTILPSTYIGSPRHMHEYAQDAMTYVRNYGTPDLFITVTCNPKWTEIERELEPGQKPQDRHDIIARVFQQKLKVMMDVLTKYRVFGDTRCYMYSVEWQKRGLPHAHILIWLLNKLHSNEVDDIISAEIPDPVTDPRLHDIVTTQMVHGPCGALNPLSPCMADGKCTKRYPRPLVAETVTGNDGYPVYRRRSKEDNGRTIKVKVQNQEIEIGNEFIVPYCPLLSRIFETHANVESCHSAKSIKYLCKYVTKGSDMAVFGIASENVNDEISNFQMGRYVSTNEALWRLLSFQIHERYPTVVHLAVHLENG, encoded by the exons ATGCCTAGAGAACGACGTGCGAACATCGGCCGCCGCACAAGACATGCAAGCCAGCAACAAGTCTATTCAAGGAACTTAAGAGAAgaaagacaaaatataataagagaaaATGACCGATTGAGACATCGCGTGAGCACACGAAGATCATTGGCATCATACAATCGCTTGGCATTCCAATATGATCCCACTGCGAACTACAGTGATGATGAAAATTTGGATATTGGACGAATGACGACTATATGCCGATATTGCAATGCGGTAAAGTTCAAAAGAGAAACGGTTGGATTGTGCTGCGCAAGTGGAAAAGTCAAACTGGATCCATTACTTACACCACCACAGCCACTGAAAACATTGTTTGATGGAAGTGATCCCGATTCCAGCCATTTTCTTCAACACATCCTTGAATACAATAACTGCTTTCGCATGACTTCCTTTGGAGCTAATATCATTCGAGAAGGCGGCTTCATGCCGACTTGCAAG ATACAAGGTCAAATATATCATTTGCATGGTTCAATGGTGCCAACACCAGATGAACCGCATCAATTTctgcaaatatatttcatttcgtCGATGGTGGATCAGCTGAACGTGCGGTGCAATATACAGGGAGCACAACAGTTAAAGAGACGAATTATTGAACAGTTGCAAGCATTTTTTCACGCTAATAATGCTGTGGTTAATATGTTCAAAACAGCATTGGAACGAATGCCATCGGATACGCACAAATTTGTCATAAGAGCGGATTGTACTCCGACAGGTGAACATGTGCGAAGATTCAATGCACCCACCGTTAATGATGTTGCTGCAATTATTGTTGGCGATCCAACTAAATCACGAGACATTGTCGTTCAGCGAAGAAGCAATATCATGCATCGTGTAAACGAGACACATCGTTTGTACGATGCGTTACAATATCCAATCATTTATTGGCAAGGGCAAGACGGATACGACATCACGTTGAAGATGGTCGATCCAATTACAG GAGTatcaacgaataataaaaatctaagcgCAATGAATTACTATGCGTATCGTATGATGATTCGTACACATGAGGAGAATGTCATTCTGAAGTGCGGTCGGCTATTCCAGCAATTCGCTGTTGACATGTATGTCAAAGTCGAGACCGAACGTTTAGCGTTCATCAGATTCAATCAGCCAAAGCTACGATCTGAGGACTATATACACTTGCGTGATGCTATTCAGTCAGATGGTGATGTTCAGAATATTGGACGACTGACGATTCTCCCATCAACTTATATCGGAAGCCCACGCCACATGCACGAATACGCTCAAGACGCTATGACGTACGTGCGAAATTATGGAACTCCGGATTTATTTATTACGGTCACATGCAATCCGAAGTGGACGGAAATTGAACGCGAGTTGGAACCGGGTCAAAAACCGCAAGATCGCCATGACATAATCGCCAGAGTATTTCAGCAAAAACTCAAGGTTATGATGGATGTGCTTACTAAGTATCGAGTTTTTGGTGACACACGTTGTTATATGTACTCGGTGGAATGGCAGAAGCGTGGACTACCGCATGCTCATATCCTAATTTGGTTGCTGAACAAATTACATTCAAATGAAGTGGATGACATCATATCAGCTGAAATTCCTGATCCAGTCACTGATCCCCGTCTACACGACATTGTGACGACACAGATGGTGCATGGACCGTGCGGTGCATTAAATCCATTATCGCCTTGCATGGCTGATGGAAAGTGCACAAAACGATATCCGCGACCGTTAGTTGCTGAAACAGTCACAGGGAACGATGGATATCCAGTTTATCGTCGGCGTTCAAAAGAAGATAACGGTCGAACTATCAAAGTTAAAGTTCAAAATCAAGAGATTGAGATCGGAAATGAATTCATTGTACCATATTGCCCGCTGCTATCACGAATTTTCGAAACACATGCAAACGTTGAGAGTTGTCATTCGGccaaatcaatcaaatatttgtgCAAGTACGTCACAAAAGGCAGCGACATGGCTGTGTTTGGTATTGCGTCGGAAAATGTGAATGACGAAATCAGCAACTTCCAAATGGGCAGATACGTCAGTACTAATGAAGCACTGTGGCGATTATTGTCATTTCAAATTCATGAAAGATATCCCACAGTTGTACATTTAGCAGTGCATTTGGAAAATGGCTAA